A part of Campylobacter ureolyticus ACS-301-V-Sch3b genomic DNA contains:
- a CDS encoding type II secretion system protein has protein sequence MIKKAFTLIELILVIVILAILSLIGTNIYTNVYKNYLTSKIVDEVEDKTQLALDQIASRLSDRVKQATIGRKSSDTNNIVLVYDSRLEHDHDILEWIGQSTQSRNLAGANVDSSIGWSGFLDMGIYENSKRILIGGRLPAATEVINSVSRGKSQNLAMIFQGISTNKENGYGFRENENPDKIMVFNMPSSGAGITLVNPYAGGQISDRYQIAHSAYAIVPERNAAGGDNLYLYYDYRPWMGQRYSDGKKSLLIENITLFRFRGFSASGMDLKLCVNAGAQNHGVTDNRFVVCKTKVVF, from the coding sequence ATGATAAAAAAAGCTTTTACTTTAATTGAACTTATACTTGTTATAGTTATACTTGCTATCTTATCTTTGATAGGAACCAACATTTATACAAATGTTTATAAAAACTATCTTACCTCAAAAATAGTAGATGAGGTAGAGGATAAAACCCAACTAGCACTTGATCAAATAGCCTCAAGACTAAGTGATAGAGTTAAACAAGCAACAATTGGTAGAAAAAGTTCAGATACAAATAACATTGTATTAGTCTATGATTCAAGGCTTGAACACGATCATGACATCTTAGAGTGGATTGGGCAAAGTACACAAAGTAGAAATTTAGCAGGAGCTAATGTGGATAGCTCTATTGGCTGGAGTGGGTTTTTAGATATGGGCATATATGAAAATAGTAAGCGTATACTTATAGGTGGTAGGTTGCCAGCTGCAACAGAAGTTATAAACTCTGTATCAAGGGGTAAATCTCAAAATTTAGCTATGATATTTCAAGGTATATCAACCAACAAAGAAAATGGTTATGGATTTAGAGAAAATGAAAATCCAGATAAAATTATGGTTTTTAATATGCCTAGCAGTGGTGCAGGAATTACACTTGTAAATCCTTATGCGGGTGGACAAATTTCAGATAGATATCAAATAGCTCATTCAGCCTATGCTATAGTTCCTGAAAGAAATGCAGCAGGTGGAGATAATTTATACCTATACTATGACTACAGGCCTTGGATGGGGCAAAGATATAGTGATGGTAAAAAATCTCTTTTAATTGAAAATATTACTTTATTTAGGTTTAGAGGTTTTAGTGCAAGTGGGATGGATTTAAAGCTTTGTGTAAATGCGGGTGCCCAAAATCACGGCGTTACCGATAATAGATTTGTAGTTTGTAAGACAAAGGTGGTGTTCTAA
- a CDS encoding prepilin-type N-terminal cleavage/methylation domain-containing protein: protein MKTVKKVVFCRSFDSIAHSQKKSFKKGFSLIELVLAIVVVAITLAALPNIVAQTQKSNELAIKQELTYSAKTLMGRIISMPWDSTALKAMCENDRGVTSCSNSDIKSYLRANRNIRIPIYNSNGLGNRPGSLIADNHGYVNQNRISEADRTRTYTPGNNSYGFNDDKNDIDDFRGTLRTRNEEASNEDFISDMLFVTEVDYVSGTTTGGTTLEFSPSGTGNSIDGGTPTNIKRVKVTVEDTDGNPGTGEYRSTMYFYAPNIGMNKPMVMDYKGM, encoded by the coding sequence ATGAAAACAGTCAAAAAAGTGGTGTTTTGTAGGTCTTTTGACAGCATAGCCCATAGCCAGAAAAAATCTTTTAAAAAAGGTTTTTCGCTAATAGAGCTTGTTCTTGCTATAGTTGTAGTTGCTATAACCTTAGCCGCACTTCCAAACATTGTAGCACAAACTCAAAAATCAAATGAGTTAGCTATAAAACAAGAGCTTACCTATAGTGCCAAAACATTAATGGGTAGAATTATCTCAATGCCTTGGGATAGCACAGCTTTAAAAGCTATGTGCGAAAATGATCGTGGTGTGACATCATGCAGCAACAGTGATATCAAATCTTATTTAAGAGCCAATAGGAATATTAGAATCCCTATATATAACTCAAATGGGCTTGGAAACAGACCTGGAAGTTTGATTGCAGATAATCATGGGTATGTTAATCAAAATAGAATAAGTGAGGCCGATAGAACTAGAACCTACACACCTGGTAATAACTCTTATGGGTTTAATGATGATAAAAATGATATAGATGACTTTCGTGGTACTCTTAGAACCAGAAATGAAGAAGCCTCAAATGAGGATTTTATCTCAGATATGCTTTTTGTTACAGAAGTTGATTATGTAAGTGGCACTACTACTGGTGGTACTACTTTAGAGTTCTCACCTAGTGGTACAGGAAACTCAATAGATGGAGGAACACCTACAAATATAAAGCGTGTAAAGGTAACAGTTGAAGACACGGATGGTAATCCAGGAACTGGTGAGTATAGATCAACGATGTATTTTTATGCTCCAAATATAGGTATGAACAAACCTATGGTTATGGACTATAAAGGAATGTAA